Proteins from one Nyctibius grandis isolate bNycGra1 chromosome 2, bNycGra1.pri, whole genome shotgun sequence genomic window:
- the SLC46A3 gene encoding lysosomal proton-coupled steroid conjugate and bile acid symporter SLC46A3 isoform X1, whose amino-acid sequence MRRVLCVEPVIFIYMFASSLTSPLAQQFIYRRLWEDEYNSTFVSDSNATYCEQNKSSPTYIKQKKVQEKASVFNMQLDLTGAVPSLIVAFVIVANGDRQGRKRSLVLPSVGALIANICLTVISYFSLSLSVLFAVAFITGLFGSMATFLGGGFAFIADVCHDEKQKTTRIAVVDLIFGVVSGLAGLSSGYFLRGIGFTWTFVTASLLHVINIIYIIFFLEDTVGVSEHQVPVSCKELLRETFSGVYMLFKTAPYKKRVLITVLLFTFMTYLFTMVGGSSLFTLYELDEPLCWNEVYIGYGAAAFTSVSLTSFLGVYLFSKCLKDIYIVFIGIFSYIGGMIMAAFAKTTLLMFLVRVPSLLCFMPIPVLRSMMSKVVLPGEQGAVFACIACLEVVTGTIALSVFNVLYAATVAWFSGFSFLFSAGLCLIPLAVLCWLLCTSWNGEDLALLVPEEVSSIESVDS is encoded by the exons ATGAGGAGGGTCCTGTGCGTGGAGCCCGTCATTTTCATCTACATGTTCGCGTCGTCGCTGACCAGCCCGCTGGCGCAGCAGTTCATCTACCGGCGGCTCTGGGAGGACGAGTACAACTCCACTTTCGTGAGCGATAGCAATGCCACTTACTGTGAACAGAATAAAAGTAGCCCGACTTACATCAAGCAGAAG aaagTTCAAGAAAAAGCCTCTGTTTTTAATATGCAGTTGGACTTAACTGGGGCAGTTCCCAGCCTTATAGTTGCCTTTGTCATTGTAGCTAATGGGGATCGCCAGGGACGCAAAAGGTCTTTAGTTTTACCATCAGTGGGAGCTTTGATTGCTAATATTTGCCTCACGGTAATATCATATTTTTCCTTGTCACTCTCTGTCCTATTTGCGGTTGCATTTATTACTGGACTGTTTGGGAGTATGGCAACTTTCCTTGGAGGAGGCTTCGCTTTTATAGCAGATGTGTGTCACGATGAGAAGCAGAAGACAACGCGAATAGCTGTGGTGGATTTGATTTTTGGAGTTGTATCTGGATTGGCAGGACTGTCATCTGGCTACTTTCTAAGAGGAATAGGCTTTACATGGACATTTGTGACAGCATCTCTGCTTCATGTCATTAATATTAtctatattatattttttctggaagataCAGTAGGTGTATCTGAACACCAGGTACCAGTATCTTGTAAAGAACTTCTAAGAGAGACATTCTCTGGAGTGTACATGCTTTTCAAAACTGCCCCTTATAAAAAGAGAGTTTTAATCACTGTGTTACTTTTTACATTTATGACTTACCTGTTTACTATGGTTGGTGGGAGTTCGCTTTTTACACTCTATGAACTGGATGAGCCACTCTGCTGGAATGAAGTATACATTGGATATGGAGCAGCTGCGTTCACTTCTGTCTCTCTGACTAGTTTTTTAGGAGTTTacttattttctaaatgtctCAAAGACATTTATATTGTCTTTATTGGGATATTTTCTTACATTGGAGGAATGATCATGGCTGCCTTTGCCAAAACTACCCTGCTCATGTTTTTAG TAAGAGTGCCatctttgctctgctttatGCCTATTCCTGTTCTCCGATCCATGATGTCAAAAGTGGTTCTCCCTGGTGAACAGG GTGCTGTGTTTGCTTGTATTGCCTGTTTAGAAGTTGTGACCGGCACTATTGCACTTTCAGTTTTTAACGTTCTCTATGCAGCTACTGTTGCATGGTTTTCAGGCTTTAGCTTCCTCTTTTCGGCAGGCCTTTGTCTCATTCCACTGGCTGTCCTGTG CTGGCTTCTGTGCACAAGCTGGAATGGGGAGGACTTGGCTCTGCTTGTACCTGAAGAAGTGTCCAGCATAGAGAGCGTTGATAGTTGA
- the SLC46A3 gene encoding lysosomal proton-coupled steroid conjugate and bile acid symporter SLC46A3 isoform X2 codes for MRRVLCVEPVIFIYMFASSLTSPLAQQFIYRRLWEDEYNSTFVSDSNATYCEQNKSSPTYIKQKKVQEKASVFNMQLDLTGAVPSLIVAFVIVANGDRQGRKRSLVLPSVGALIANICLTVISYFSLSLSVLFAVAFITGLFGSMATFLGGGFAFIADVCHDEKQKTTRIAVVDLIFGVVSGLAGLSSGYFLRGIGFTWTFVTASLLHVINIIYIIFFLEDTVGVSEHQVPVSCKELLRETFSGVYMLFKTAPYKKRVLITVLLFTFMTYLFTMVGGSSLFTLYELDEPLCWNEVYIGYGAAAFTSVSLTSFLGVYLFSKCLKDIYIVFIGIFSYIGGMIMAAFAKTTLLMFLVRVPSLLCFMPIPVLRSMMSKVVLPGEQGVPMEDTLIAKTCDTQVLITHILAKIL; via the exons ATGAGGAGGGTCCTGTGCGTGGAGCCCGTCATTTTCATCTACATGTTCGCGTCGTCGCTGACCAGCCCGCTGGCGCAGCAGTTCATCTACCGGCGGCTCTGGGAGGACGAGTACAACTCCACTTTCGTGAGCGATAGCAATGCCACTTACTGTGAACAGAATAAAAGTAGCCCGACTTACATCAAGCAGAAG aaagTTCAAGAAAAAGCCTCTGTTTTTAATATGCAGTTGGACTTAACTGGGGCAGTTCCCAGCCTTATAGTTGCCTTTGTCATTGTAGCTAATGGGGATCGCCAGGGACGCAAAAGGTCTTTAGTTTTACCATCAGTGGGAGCTTTGATTGCTAATATTTGCCTCACGGTAATATCATATTTTTCCTTGTCACTCTCTGTCCTATTTGCGGTTGCATTTATTACTGGACTGTTTGGGAGTATGGCAACTTTCCTTGGAGGAGGCTTCGCTTTTATAGCAGATGTGTGTCACGATGAGAAGCAGAAGACAACGCGAATAGCTGTGGTGGATTTGATTTTTGGAGTTGTATCTGGATTGGCAGGACTGTCATCTGGCTACTTTCTAAGAGGAATAGGCTTTACATGGACATTTGTGACAGCATCTCTGCTTCATGTCATTAATATTAtctatattatattttttctggaagataCAGTAGGTGTATCTGAACACCAGGTACCAGTATCTTGTAAAGAACTTCTAAGAGAGACATTCTCTGGAGTGTACATGCTTTTCAAAACTGCCCCTTATAAAAAGAGAGTTTTAATCACTGTGTTACTTTTTACATTTATGACTTACCTGTTTACTATGGTTGGTGGGAGTTCGCTTTTTACACTCTATGAACTGGATGAGCCACTCTGCTGGAATGAAGTATACATTGGATATGGAGCAGCTGCGTTCACTTCTGTCTCTCTGACTAGTTTTTTAGGAGTTTacttattttctaaatgtctCAAAGACATTTATATTGTCTTTATTGGGATATTTTCTTACATTGGAGGAATGATCATGGCTGCCTTTGCCAAAACTACCCTGCTCATGTTTTTAG TAAGAGTGCCatctttgctctgctttatGCCTATTCCTGTTCTCCGATCCATGATGTCAAAAGTGGTTCTCCCTGGTGAACAGG GAGTCCCCATGGAAGACACTTTAATAGCAAAGACTTGCGATACTCAGGTGCTTATTACTCACATACTTGCTAAAATATTGTAG